The proteins below are encoded in one region of Rana temporaria chromosome 2, aRanTem1.1, whole genome shotgun sequence:
- the KCTD4 gene encoding BTB/POZ domain-containing protein KCTD4, giving the protein MERRTNRREKECDDKCHNSEDGEQSLKCKTALVTLNVGGYLYITQKQTLCKYPDSYLEGVMNRKIFCPMDADGHYFIDRDGLLFRHVLNFLRNGELLLPEGFQENQLLVQEADFFKLKALNEAVKSRWEKEQQAARETTFLEITDNHDRSQGLRIFCNAPDFISKIKARIILVSKSRLDGFPEEFCISSTVIQFKYFIKSENGTRLVLKEDNTFVCTLETLKFEAIMMALKCGFRLLTSLDCSKGSIVQSDALHFIK; this is encoded by the coding sequence ATGGAGCGCAGAACCAACAGACGGGAGAAGGAGTGTGATGACAAATGCCACAATTCGGAGGACGGAGAGCAGAGCTTAAAATGCAAGACGGCTCTTGTCACACTAAATGTTGGCGGATATCTATATATCACACAAAAGCAGACCTTGTGCAAGTACCCAGACTCTTACCTTGAGGGAGTTATGAACAGGAAAATTTTCTGCCCCATGGATGCAGATGGACACTACTTCATAGACAGGGATGGGCTACTGTTTAGGCATGTGCTAAACTTTCTCCGGAACGGGGAACTCTTGTTACCTGAAGGTTTCCAAGAAAACCAGCTTCTGGTACAGGAGGCTGACTTCTTCAAGCTGAAAGCACTAAATGAAGCTGTGAAGTCCAGGTGGGAGAAGGAACAGCAAGCAGCCAGGGAGACCACTTTCCTTGAAATAACAGATAATCATGACCGGTCTCAAGGGCTGCGCATTTTCTGCAACGCCCCAGACTTCATATCCAAAATAAAAGCTCGGATTATCTTAGTTTCAAAAAGTAGGCTGGATGGTTTTCCTGAAGAGTTCTGCATTTCTTCCACTGTTATACAGTTTAAATATTTCATCAAATCAGAAAACGGGACGCGGCTGGTGCTCAAGGAAGACAACACCTTCGTCTGCACCTTAGAAACCCTCAAGTTTGAAGCCATTATGATGGCACTCAAATGTGGCTTCAGGCTGCTGACAAGCCTAGACTGCTCTAAAGGGTCAATTGTGCAAAGCGATGCTCTTCATTTTATCAAGTAA